One genomic window of Streptomyces sp. WP-1 includes the following:
- a CDS encoding DUF6083 domain-containing protein: MGVSEGIPRRLGQGRSCCPHCGLPQDRVATLGHEWVMLEPDLRPLAHEVPAGHRWIELSDGRVTVYGVCPPEQFQRCRIEHRLACPAQLLPDLWPWLTDRRDENARRTERRNAPQPEPPHEEWPDAG; the protein is encoded by the coding sequence ATGGGGGTTTCGGAGGGGATTCCGCGTCGGCTCGGCCAAGGGCGATCATGCTGCCCGCACTGCGGTCTGCCGCAGGACCGGGTGGCGACGCTCGGACACGAGTGGGTCATGCTGGAACCGGACCTGAGGCCACTGGCCCACGAGGTGCCGGCGGGGCATCGGTGGATCGAGCTGTCCGACGGACGGGTGACCGTCTACGGCGTCTGCCCACCGGAGCAGTTCCAGCGGTGCCGAATCGAACACCGCCTCGCCTGCCCGGCCCAGCTCCTGCCGGACCTGTGGCCATGGCTGACGGACCGGCGGGACGAGAACGCACGGCGGACGGAACGGCGGAACGCGCCCCAGCCGGAACCGCCACACGAGGAGTGGCCGGACGCCGGTTGA
- a CDS encoding BTAD domain-containing putative transcriptional regulator: MILRLLGPVELVHEGRSLDVGGPRQRIVLAMLGLDIGRTRSTEQLIDAVWGDAPPVTARGQIQVAISTLRKQFALAGRPDAIRTRAPGYALEPAACDVDSLEFDRLVTIAREDSRAGRATEAAATLRTALKLWRGPALDGIPSDSVRPVARHYDDRRLAATEECLRLDLLLARHAEVCAELTVLIGRFPLRERLYELLMLALYRSGRQAEALATFQRARKALVEEMGIEPGQELRDLEQAILKQSPALDLPAPPPNRAVPARPAAAPDTPEGMDTPGAQEDGFRLIPRQLPATIGDFTGRRAQLDEIKELLVASSRAETPGYAVPIVDISGPGGVGKSALAVRAAHEVSKHFPDGHLYADLHTISGATQITALLARFLRALGIPAKAIPDDAQERAEMYRSRLADSRVLVVLDGVTGAEQVTPLLPGSAGCAVITTSRARLAGTDGVRGIDLAAFDMANALELLAGIVGRERVQAELDTAVELVNLCDALPLALRIAGARLASHPHWRIEWLVQRLRDERRRLDELSHRGLELRSTISLTYRALPPLAQRLFRLFSLVQAPDSPAWVAAALLDTDFATAEDTLDALVEAQVMDTVRYPDSLRPRYRFHDLIRAYAREELLATETPEEQEAALARVLGGWLSLVEEAHREEYGGDYTIIHGRAERWKLPADADVEPAGRPMERLSGERRALVTAVRQAAAAGMDELCWDLALTSVTLFEAKGYFDDWKETTRLAYEASARAGNRVGQAAMSYSLGTLHMFQTRMEQADERFGQARELFEAEGHDHGRALVLRNAAYLDSVRGDDAAMREKYDEALAITRLVGDRIGEAHILRSLAGWWLASGNTERARTLLEQALTISRKESCLRVQAQVLQRFADLHLALDQPSQAQEALQEVLRIVRDSGDRIGEAYALYGLGALRRREKRLDSATDTLTRALHLSRQVGERVVEARSRYALAEIALVRGDHHVASAHLEAARDLFAELGSRTWLERTEDLMIEAGGPNTTAPGTTTVTGSGTTTAVSGSTTATEPGTTSATTPGATTAMAPGATPPATPGVTAAPRPPADQASPGDPGARVS; encoded by the coding sequence ATGATCCTTCGGCTGCTGGGGCCGGTCGAGCTGGTGCACGAGGGTCGTTCGCTCGATGTCGGCGGGCCGCGCCAGCGGATCGTCCTGGCGATGCTGGGGCTGGACATCGGCCGCACACGGTCCACGGAACAACTCATCGACGCGGTATGGGGCGACGCGCCCCCCGTCACCGCGCGCGGCCAGATCCAGGTCGCCATCTCCACGCTCCGCAAGCAGTTCGCCCTTGCCGGACGGCCCGACGCGATCAGGACCCGCGCGCCCGGCTACGCCCTCGAACCGGCCGCCTGCGACGTGGACAGCCTGGAGTTCGACCGGCTGGTCACCATCGCCCGCGAGGACTCCCGCGCCGGCCGCGCAACGGAGGCGGCGGCAACCCTGCGCACGGCCCTCAAGCTGTGGCGCGGCCCCGCCCTCGACGGCATCCCCAGCGACTCCGTACGGCCTGTGGCCAGGCATTACGACGACAGACGCCTGGCCGCGACCGAGGAGTGTCTGCGCCTCGACCTCCTGCTGGCCAGGCATGCCGAGGTCTGCGCCGAACTGACCGTCCTCATCGGCCGGTTCCCGCTGCGCGAGCGCCTCTACGAACTCCTCATGCTGGCGCTGTACCGCTCGGGGCGGCAGGCGGAGGCGCTGGCGACCTTCCAGCGGGCCCGCAAGGCCCTCGTCGAGGAGATGGGTATCGAGCCGGGGCAGGAACTGCGCGATCTGGAACAGGCGATCCTGAAGCAGTCCCCGGCACTCGATCTCCCCGCCCCGCCGCCGAACCGGGCCGTCCCCGCACGCCCCGCCGCCGCGCCGGACACCCCGGAGGGCATGGACACCCCGGGCGCGCAGGAGGACGGCTTCCGTCTCATCCCCCGCCAGCTCCCCGCCACCATCGGCGACTTCACCGGCCGCCGCGCCCAGCTCGACGAGATCAAGGAACTGCTCGTCGCCTCCTCCCGGGCGGAGACCCCGGGCTACGCCGTGCCGATCGTGGACATCTCCGGCCCCGGCGGCGTCGGCAAGTCGGCCCTCGCCGTGCGCGCCGCCCACGAGGTGAGCAAGCACTTCCCCGACGGCCATCTGTACGCCGACCTGCACACCATCTCCGGCGCCACGCAGATCACCGCCCTGCTGGCCCGTTTCCTGCGGGCCCTCGGCATACCGGCCAAGGCCATCCCCGACGACGCCCAGGAACGGGCCGAGATGTACCGCAGCAGGCTCGCCGACAGCCGGGTGCTCGTGGTCCTCGACGGCGTGACCGGCGCGGAGCAGGTGACCCCGCTCCTGCCCGGAAGCGCGGGCTGCGCGGTGATCACCACGAGCCGGGCACGGCTGGCCGGCACGGACGGCGTCCGCGGTATCGACCTCGCCGCCTTCGACATGGCCAACGCCCTGGAACTGCTGGCCGGCATCGTCGGCCGCGAGCGCGTCCAGGCGGAACTCGACACCGCCGTCGAACTCGTCAACCTCTGCGACGCGCTGCCCCTGGCGCTGCGGATCGCCGGTGCCCGGCTGGCCTCCCACCCCCACTGGCGGATCGAGTGGCTGGTCCAGCGGCTGCGGGACGAGCGTCGCCGCCTGGACGAACTGAGCCACCGGGGCCTCGAACTGCGCTCCACCATCAGCCTGACGTACCGGGCGCTGCCCCCGCTCGCCCAGCGCCTGTTCCGGCTGTTCTCCCTGGTCCAGGCCCCCGACTCGCCCGCCTGGGTCGCCGCCGCCCTGCTGGACACGGACTTCGCCACCGCGGAGGACACCCTCGACGCCCTGGTCGAGGCCCAGGTCATGGACACCGTGCGGTACCCGGACTCGCTCCGGCCGCGCTACCGCTTCCACGACCTCATCCGCGCCTACGCCCGCGAGGAACTCCTCGCCACCGAAACCCCCGAGGAGCAGGAGGCCGCCCTGGCGCGCGTGCTCGGCGGCTGGCTCTCCCTGGTCGAGGAGGCCCACCGGGAGGAGTACGGCGGGGACTACACGATCATCCACGGCCGTGCCGAGCGCTGGAAGCTCCCCGCGGACGCCGACGTGGAGCCCGCCGGACGGCCGATGGAGCGGCTCAGCGGGGAACGCCGGGCGCTGGTGACGGCCGTACGGCAGGCCGCTGCGGCCGGCATGGACGAGCTGTGCTGGGACCTCGCCCTCACCTCGGTCACCCTGTTCGAGGCCAAGGGGTACTTCGACGACTGGAAGGAGACCACGCGCCTGGCGTACGAGGCGTCCGCCCGCGCCGGGAACCGCGTCGGCCAGGCGGCGATGTCGTACTCCCTGGGCACCCTGCACATGTTCCAGACCCGCATGGAGCAGGCGGACGAGCGCTTCGGCCAGGCCCGGGAGCTGTTCGAGGCGGAGGGCCACGACCACGGGCGGGCCCTGGTGCTGCGCAACGCCGCCTACCTGGACAGCGTGCGCGGGGACGACGCCGCCATGCGGGAGAAGTACGACGAGGCGCTGGCCATCACCAGACTGGTGGGCGACCGGATCGGCGAGGCGCACATCCTGCGCAGCCTGGCCGGCTGGTGGCTGGCCTCGGGGAACACCGAGCGCGCCCGCACCCTGCTGGAACAGGCCCTCACCATCTCCCGGAAGGAGAGCTGCCTGCGCGTCCAGGCGCAGGTGCTGCAACGGTTCGCCGACCTGCACCTCGCGCTCGACCAGCCGAGCCAGGCCCAGGAGGCGCTCCAAGAGGTCCTGCGGATCGTGCGGGACAGCGGGGACCGGATCGGCGAGGCGTACGCGCTGTACGGCCTCGGCGCGCTCCGCCGCCGGGAGAAGCGGCTGGACAGCGCCACCGACACGCTGACCCGCGCCCTGCATCTGTCGCGGCAGGTGGGGGAGCGGGTCGTCGAGGCCAGGTCGCGCTACGCGCTCGCCGAGATCGCCCTCGTCCGCGGCGATCACCACGTGGCCTCGGCGCACCTGGAGGCCGCGCGCGACCTGTTCGCCGAACTCGGCTCCCGGACCTGGCTCGAACGGACCGAGGACCTGATGATCGAGGCCGGCGGCCCGAACACCACCGCCCCCGGGACTACGACCGTCACCGGCTCCGGGACGACGACCGCCGTTTCCGGGAGTACGACCGCCACCGAGCCCGGGACCACGTCGGCCACGACCCCCGGTGCCACGACGGCCATGGCCCCCGGGGCTACGCCCCCCGCCACCCCCGGTGTCACGGCCGCCCCCCGGCCACCGGCCGATCAGGCGTCCCCAGGGGACCCGGGCGCCCGAGTGTCGTGA
- the metK gene encoding methionine adenosyltransferase, giving the protein MSRRLFTSESVTEGHPDKIADQISDSVLDALLKEDPASRVAVETLVTTGLVHVAGEVTTTAYAPIAALVRDRILQIGYDSSLKGFDGASCGISVSIGAQSPDIAQGVDTAYESRVEGAAEGRERDELDRQGAGDQGLMFGYACDETPELMPLPITLAHRLSRRLSEVRRNGTLPYLRPDGKTQVTIEYDDDRPVRLDTVVVSAQHAADTDLEATLVPDIRTHVVEPELAALGIGTEGYRLLVNPTGRFEIGGPMGDAGLTGRKIIIDTYGGMARHGGGAFSGKDPSKVDRSAAYAMRWVAKNIVAAGLARRAEVQVAYAIGKAEPVGLFVETFGTETVPVARIQDAVTEVFDLRPAAIIRDLDLLRPIYAQTAAYGHFGRELPDFTWERVDRAERLRAVAASGGEPGAARG; this is encoded by the coding sequence GTGTCACGTCGTCTGTTCACCTCGGAGTCCGTGACCGAGGGCCATCCCGACAAGATCGCCGACCAGATCAGCGACTCCGTCCTCGACGCGCTGCTCAAGGAGGACCCGGCCTCCCGGGTCGCCGTGGAGACCCTGGTCACCACCGGCCTGGTGCATGTCGCGGGCGAGGTGACCACCACCGCGTACGCCCCGATCGCGGCCCTGGTGCGGGACCGGATCCTCCAGATCGGCTACGACAGTTCGCTCAAGGGCTTCGACGGCGCCTCCTGCGGCATCTCCGTGTCCATCGGCGCGCAGTCCCCCGACATCGCGCAGGGCGTGGACACGGCGTACGAGTCCCGTGTCGAGGGTGCTGCCGAGGGCCGGGAGCGCGACGAGCTGGACCGCCAGGGCGCGGGTGACCAGGGCCTGATGTTCGGCTACGCCTGCGACGAGACGCCGGAGCTGATGCCCCTGCCGATCACCCTCGCCCACCGGCTGTCCCGGCGGCTGTCCGAGGTCCGCAGGAACGGCACCCTGCCGTATCTGCGCCCCGACGGGAAGACGCAGGTCACCATCGAGTACGACGACGACCGGCCGGTCCGTCTCGACACGGTCGTCGTCTCCGCGCAGCACGCCGCCGACACCGACCTGGAGGCCACCCTCGTCCCGGACATCCGCACGCATGTGGTGGAGCCCGAGCTGGCCGCCCTCGGCATCGGCACCGAGGGCTACCGCCTGCTGGTCAACCCCACCGGCCGGTTCGAGATCGGCGGCCCGATGGGGGACGCGGGCCTGACCGGGCGGAAGATCATCATCGACACGTACGGCGGCATGGCCCGGCACGGTGGCGGCGCGTTCTCCGGCAAGGACCCGTCCAAGGTGGACCGCAGTGCCGCGTACGCGATGCGCTGGGTCGCCAAGAACATCGTGGCGGCCGGTCTGGCCCGGCGCGCCGAGGTGCAGGTGGCGTACGCGATCGGCAAGGCGGAGCCCGTCGGCCTGTTCGTGGAGACCTTCGGCACCGAGACCGTGCCGGTGGCGCGCATCCAGGACGCGGTGACCGAGGTCTTCGACCTGCGGCCGGCGGCGATCATCCGCGACCTCGACCTGCTGCGGCCGATCTACGCCCAGACGGCCGCGTACGGTCACTTCGGCCGTGAACTGCCCGACTTCACCTGGGAACGTGTGGACCGCGCGGAGCGGCTGCGGGCGGTGGCGGCTTCCGGAGGGGAGCCGGGGGCGGCGCGGGGCTGA
- a CDS encoding carbohydrate ABC transporter permease gives MSLVTGAAARHTENGHAKDSRTKGRRTKATRPAWQEKPKALTTAGKVLVMVLITAAVVAPFWVVLATSLSTARQVTADGGYSLWPREFSLHAFHQILTGSTAGRALVVSLLLVVVGTAVSLAATVLLAYALARPGVIGGGWVLKMTLVAFLFPPGIIPAYLVVDNLGLIDDYSSLVLPVVIDVFNLVVLRGFFQGLPGELFEAARLDGAGEFTVLWRIVLPLSRSVIAVVGFFYGVTYWNDFFRALFYLNDPGRWPLSTLLRLLVTQGVTADANGTTASALKDTSRTTLMATIVVAVVPVLVVYPFVQRFFTKGVLTGAVKS, from the coding sequence ATGAGCCTGGTAACCGGGGCGGCGGCCCGCCACACAGAGAACGGCCACGCAAAGGACAGTCGCACGAAGGGCAGGCGTACGAAGGCCACGCGCCCGGCCTGGCAGGAGAAGCCGAAGGCCCTCACCACGGCCGGCAAGGTGCTGGTGATGGTGCTGATCACGGCGGCCGTGGTGGCGCCCTTCTGGGTGGTGCTGGCCACCAGCCTCAGCACCGCCCGCCAGGTCACCGCGGACGGCGGCTACTCGCTGTGGCCACGGGAGTTCTCGCTGCACGCCTTCCACCAGATCCTCACCGGTTCCACCGCGGGCCGCGCCCTGGTGGTGTCGCTGCTGCTGGTGGTGGTCGGTACGGCGGTGTCGCTGGCCGCGACCGTGCTGCTGGCGTACGCCCTGGCCCGGCCCGGGGTGATCGGGGGCGGCTGGGTGCTGAAGATGACGCTGGTCGCCTTCCTGTTCCCGCCCGGGATCATCCCCGCCTACCTGGTCGTCGACAACCTCGGGCTGATCGACGACTACTCCTCGCTGGTGCTGCCCGTCGTCATCGACGTCTTCAACCTGGTGGTGCTGCGCGGCTTCTTCCAGGGGCTGCCCGGCGAGCTGTTCGAGGCGGCCCGGCTGGACGGGGCGGGCGAGTTCACCGTCCTGTGGCGGATCGTGCTGCCGCTGTCCAGGTCGGTGATCGCGGTGGTCGGGTTCTTCTACGGCGTCACCTACTGGAACGACTTCTTCCGGGCCCTGTTCTACCTCAACGACCCCGGCCGCTGGCCGCTCAGCACCCTGCTGCGGCTGCTGGTCACCCAGGGGGTCACCGCGGACGCGAACGGCACCACCGCGAGCGCCCTTAAGGACACCTCCCGGACCACGCTGATGGCCACCATCGTCGTCGCGGTCGTCCCCGTCCTGGTCGTCTACCCCTTCGTCCAGCGGTTCTTCACCAAGGGCGTGCTCACCGGCGCGGTCAAGTCCTGA
- a CDS encoding hydroxyacid dehydrogenase, whose product MQRDLLPLLLDPARTARLTGLADLDPTLVADDFDAPGVAAELARAEVLFTFWGCPPLTPEVLARAPRVRAVVHAAGSVKSFVTDACWERGIALSSAADANALPVAEYALAMILLSNKRALATRDRYRAVRGQVSWQHEYRDAGNYRRSVGIVGASRIGRRVIALLAPYDMEVLLHDPYLGTEEARALGVEPVGMDELCARCDVVSLHAPALPETRHLIDARRLKLMPDGATLVNTARGALVDTDALTRELTGGRLNAVLDVTEPEVLPPDSPLYDLDNVVLTPHIAGSLGGELHRMADSALDELERLAQGRPFAHPVVREQFERSA is encoded by the coding sequence ATGCAGCGCGACCTGCTGCCCCTGCTGCTCGACCCGGCGCGGACGGCCCGGCTCACCGGCCTCGCCGATCTGGACCCCACGCTGGTCGCCGACGACTTCGACGCCCCGGGGGTCGCCGCCGAACTCGCCCGCGCCGAGGTGCTGTTCACCTTCTGGGGCTGCCCGCCCCTCACCCCCGAGGTGCTCGCCCGGGCGCCCCGGGTGCGGGCGGTGGTGCATGCCGCGGGCTCGGTGAAGAGCTTCGTCACCGACGCCTGCTGGGAGCGGGGCATCGCCCTCTCCTCGGCCGCCGACGCCAACGCGCTGCCGGTGGCTGAGTACGCGCTGGCGATGATCCTGCTCTCCAACAAGCGGGCGCTGGCCACGCGCGACCGGTACCGGGCCGTGCGCGGTCAGGTGTCCTGGCAGCACGAGTACCGGGACGCCGGCAACTACCGGCGCAGCGTCGGCATCGTCGGCGCCTCCCGCATCGGGCGCCGTGTCATCGCGCTGCTCGCCCCCTATGACATGGAAGTCCTGCTGCACGATCCGTACTTGGGAACCGAGGAGGCCCGCGCGCTCGGGGTGGAGCCGGTCGGCATGGACGAGCTGTGCGCCCGCTGCGACGTGGTCTCGCTGCACGCGCCCGCGCTGCCCGAGACCCGGCACCTGATCGACGCGCGCCGGCTGAAGCTGATGCCGGACGGCGCCACGCTGGTCAACACCGCGCGCGGGGCTCTGGTGGACACCGACGCGCTGACCCGCGAGCTGACCGGCGGCCGGCTGAACGCCGTACTGGATGTGACCGAACCGGAGGTCCTGCCGCCCGACTCCCCGCTGTACGACCTGGACAACGTGGTGCTCACCCCGCACATCGCCGGTTCGCTCGGCGGTGAGCTGCACCGGATGGCGGACTCGGCGCTGGACGAGCTGGAACGCCTGGCGCAGGGGCGGCCGTTCGCCCATCCGGTCGTGCGCGAGCAGTTCGAGCGCTCGGCCTGA
- a CDS encoding sugar ABC transporter permease, whose amino-acid sequence MVPGVLYFAVFQYGALAMNVIAFQHYIPFLGMSHSPWAGISNFQTLFGDPGFWRAVGHTVSLALFQLVFFIPVPLAVALLLHSVLSGPVRKFVQSVVFLPHFVSWVVAVALIQQMVGPTGVLTDLLSGGGGHMVNLFTDPSLFQPMMVAELIWKDCGWATVIFTAALFQVDEQLYESAAMDGAGPWRRFWHVTLPGVRPVVVLVLIMRLGSVFSVGFDQVLLQRDSFGQRVSEVIDTYVYYHATVNGDWSVAAAAGLFKGAVALVLVVAANKVAHRLGEQGVYR is encoded by the coding sequence ATGGTGCCGGGCGTGCTGTACTTCGCGGTCTTCCAGTACGGCGCCCTCGCCATGAACGTGATCGCCTTCCAGCACTACATCCCCTTCCTCGGGATGAGCCACAGCCCCTGGGCCGGGATCTCCAACTTCCAGACGCTGTTCGGTGATCCGGGGTTCTGGCGGGCCGTGGGGCACACGGTGAGCCTCGCCCTGTTCCAGCTGGTGTTCTTCATCCCGGTGCCGCTCGCGGTGGCGCTGCTGCTGCACAGCGTGCTCAGCGGGCCCGTGCGCAAGTTCGTGCAGTCGGTGGTGTTCCTGCCGCACTTCGTCTCCTGGGTCGTGGCCGTCGCCCTGATCCAGCAGATGGTGGGCCCCACCGGCGTGCTGACCGATCTGTTGTCCGGTGGCGGCGGCCATATGGTGAACCTGTTCACCGACCCCTCGCTGTTCCAGCCGATGATGGTCGCCGAGCTGATCTGGAAGGACTGCGGCTGGGCCACGGTGATCTTCACGGCCGCCCTGTTCCAGGTGGACGAGCAACTCTACGAGTCGGCGGCCATGGACGGCGCCGGGCCCTGGCGCCGCTTCTGGCACGTCACCCTGCCCGGCGTACGACCGGTGGTCGTGCTCGTGCTGATCATGCGGCTCGGTTCCGTCTTCAGCGTCGGCTTCGACCAAGTGCTGCTCCAGCGCGACTCGTTCGGGCAGCGGGTCTCCGAAGTGATCGACACGTACGTCTACTACCACGCCACCGTCAACGGCGACTGGTCCGTCGCGGCGGCCGCGGGACTGTTCAAGGGCGCCGTCGCCCTGGTCCTGGTGGTCGCCGCGAACAAGGTCGCCCACCGGCTGGGCGAGCAGGGGGTCTACCGATGA
- a CDS encoding substrate-binding domain-containing protein: MLSPDRHDLLLAHLREHGSARISDLVGLLGVSDVTVRRDVESLEREGLVRRFHGGVALDRRAATTGQNPERVPDALRLGLLLPNGPYFREVLEGAREAASELNAELTLAFSDYQPEQDLVAVRRHLDDGVDGLLLAPPTLENSRHTRFEERLRELRIPVVLVERELRSTTLVDRLDHVVTDHQAGARLAVEHLARLGHRRIALMVKDLGPTAPAVRLGHTHALRALGLDQDSPVHLVPQRETSPHTEQRIDEVLDDLRAHGATAVLAHGDAEAIVLLQLAAQRGIRVPQDLAIISYDDEVAALASIPLTAVAPPKRALGRKGIELLTSRLRSPHPLPIHHLTLQPSLAVRASCGAGAGGRGRRGH; this comes from the coding sequence ATGCTCTCTCCGGACCGGCACGACCTGCTCCTCGCCCATCTGCGGGAGCACGGCTCGGCACGGATCAGCGACCTCGTGGGCCTGCTGGGGGTCTCCGACGTCACGGTGCGCCGCGATGTCGAGTCCCTCGAACGCGAGGGTCTGGTACGGCGGTTCCACGGCGGCGTCGCTCTGGACCGCAGGGCGGCGACCACCGGGCAGAACCCCGAACGCGTGCCGGACGCCCTGCGGTTGGGCCTGCTCCTGCCCAACGGCCCGTACTTCCGTGAGGTGCTGGAGGGTGCCCGCGAGGCGGCGTCGGAACTGAACGCCGAACTGACCCTCGCCTTCTCCGACTACCAGCCCGAGCAGGACCTGGTGGCCGTCCGCCGCCATCTGGACGACGGCGTCGACGGCCTGCTGCTGGCCCCGCCGACCCTGGAGAACTCCCGCCACACCCGCTTCGAGGAACGCCTGCGCGAGCTGAGGATCCCGGTGGTCCTGGTGGAACGCGAGCTGCGCTCCACCACACTGGTCGACCGCCTGGACCACGTGGTCACCGACCACCAGGCCGGCGCCCGGCTGGCCGTGGAACACCTGGCCCGCCTCGGACACCGCCGGATAGCCCTCATGGTCAAGGACCTGGGCCCGACGGCCCCCGCCGTCCGCCTCGGCCACACCCACGCCCTGCGCGCCCTGGGCCTCGACCAGGACAGCCCCGTCCACCTGGTCCCGCAGCGCGAGACCTCCCCCCACACCGAGCAGCGCATCGACGAGGTCCTCGACGACCTGCGCGCCCACGGCGCCACCGCCGTCCTCGCCCACGGCGACGCGGAGGCCATCGTCCTGCTCCAACTGGCCGCGCAGCGCGGCATCCGCGTCCCCCAGGACCTGGCGATCATCTCCTACGACGACGAGGTCGCCGCCCTGGCCAGCATCCCCCTGACCGCCGTCGCCCCACCGAAACGCGCCCTGGGCCGCAAGGGCATCGAACTCCTCACCTCCCGCCTCCGCTCCCCCCACCCCCTCCCGATCCACCACCTGACCCTCCAACCGTCCCTGGCGGTACGGGCCTCGTGCGGAGCGGGCGCGGGGGGCCGGGGACGCAGGGGGCACTGA